From a single Mobula birostris isolate sMobBir1 chromosome 13, sMobBir1.hap1, whole genome shotgun sequence genomic region:
- the LOC140208012 gene encoding probable G-protein coupled receptor 139, with protein MVPYIFAHDERITVDFRVTNVLFTIQVIFFPVLGIIALPVNMVTIFVLSRGKCGLSRVVTCYLVAMAVADLLVLILDLILSKIPLMYVPIDVFFRSMTKGCNIHAVLLYTATDCSVWFTVTFTFDRFVAICCQKLKSKYCTEKTAVVVLGTVSAIGFLKNIYWYFRLSGYYTWIAVPFICRGRVHYLNLFIATQFELFYYILTPVFPFVLVLLTNCFTARHVLVTSRARRRLSFPGNGQSARDPEMEKRRKSLVLLLIVSGNFILLWAPFTVYSAWNRLYAFVTYVRPPDSLRELGAILQLLSCCTNTALYTVTQTKFREQLKNVVKSPLSLMFVKNS; from the exons ATGGTTCCATATATTTTTGCGCATGATGAACGGATAACGGTAGATTTTCGAGTCACGAATGTTTTATTCACCATTCAAGTGATTTTCTTCCCTGTCCTCGGCATCATTGCTCTTCCCG TGAACATGGTGACCATATTCGTCCTTtctcggggaaagtgcggcctctccagagttgtcacttgctacctggttgccatggcagtGGCGGATCTGCTGGTTCTTATCCTCGACCTGATATTGAGCAAGATTCCACTTATGTACGTACCAATCGACGTTTTCTTCCGATCAATGACCAAGGGGTGTAATATCCACGCTGTTCTCCTTTACACCGCAACCGACTGCTCCGTCTGGTTCACGGTCACGTttacctttgatcggtttgtcgccatttgttgccagaagctgaaatcaaaatattgcaccgagaaaaCCGCTGTCgtggttttggggacagtgaGTGCCATTGGCTTTTTAAAGAATATTTACTGGTATTTTAGACTCTCGGGGTACTACACGTGGATAGCTGTTCCATTTATTTGTAGGGGGAGAGTGcattatttgaatttatttatcgCGACTCAATTTGAACTATTTTATTACATCCTCACCCCTGTATTCCCATTTGTGCTGGTTCTGCTGACGAATTGCTTCACCGCCAGGCACGTCTTAGTCACGAGCAGAGCGCGCAGAAGACTCAGTTTTCCTGGCAACGGAcagagtgccagagacccggagatggagaaacGCAGGAAATCCCTCGTTTTATTGCTGATCGTCTCGGGCAATTTCATCTTGCTGTGggcacctttcactgtgtattctgCGTGGAATCGGCTGTATGCTTTTGTCACGTATGTGCGCCCACCTGATTCGCTGCGAGAGCTGGGCGCCATTCTGCAGCTTCTGAGCTGTTGCACGAACACGGCCCTTTACACCGTTACGCAGACCAAGTTCAGGGAGCAGCTAAAGAATGTGGTAAAATCACCGCTCTCTCTCATGTTTGTGAAGAACTCGTGA